The Dickeya poaceiphila DNA window CAGGATAACCTTACCAATAACGGTGGAAAACGCAGGTAACTGTTTTTGCAACAATGCTCAGAAGCAGGCAGATTACCTGCCACCTGGGGGTTTCGCTGCCGGTAACGTCACCTTGATCACCCAATACAACACACTGGCTGCCAGCAACGAATTCAGCGCCGGAATCCCCCATTTAGTAAACAACCCTACGGCACTTCCTGCCAGGCTGGCAATCATCGCCGCCCAACCAACAGATGGCGTGCTGTCTGCCCCTGGCAATTCGCCAGAAAAGCCTCGACAAGTGTCATTGAATGCTCTAATACCGCCCCCAACATAAATTGGTCCAGAGCGGTGAGCATACCAATTATAAAAGCCGAAAAGTGGAACGCTGTCTGGAAGAAAATACGAAGTTCCGGTTGTTATTCCTGCCACGTATTCGCCGTAGCTAAATCCATAATAAAGTGGCTATGGCTGTCGTTACACAAAACGATAACGCGAAATCATCAACAGTTTATGAACGCTGCTTCGCCTTTCCCCGGCAATCAACACGGTCTGACTAAAGTGGAGCGGTAATATGCAAAATTATTTAGACTAATAAGTTCCAGACTATATCCTAAAATACATTATCTTCGTAAGAAAAACTGGACATAGCCTAACTTTCAGATTGAAAGAGAAGATTTAATTGCCTTCAATCATAACAAAGAATAATCTTAGTTCTGTTAGTGTAATCAACCCGTCAGTTTATCTTACTACATGCTTATGCCTTACCTCTATGACTACTTTATTATGTGATATATCATCAAGCATTTTGTCAAACATCATTGTATTACTCATATCTAAATTTGCGTCCCACTCATCAAGAAGAAGGATAAAAATGTCATCATCCGATAGCAACTTATTAATATTTTCCCGATGTTTTTGTCCTGTAGACCCCTTGATATCGTCTATACCAATACTATTCTCCGGCCCAAGTAAAACCGAATCATCAGTCATTTGTTTTATTACTTTAAGGATAGATGACTTTCCAGCACCATTTGGTCCTTCCACCAAATACCTGCCTGGCAAACCACAATAATGGGATATATTACCAACAAACTCACGAACAGATAGATTTATATTTTTATCATTAAGATTACGGATAACAACTTTATTATCATCAATATTATTCTCATAGTCTACTTCTACCAATAATGATGGGAATCTTTGAAGATTTCTTACCTTGTTTTTAATCAGCATAAGTTGTGTGGTATGCATACTCGCAGCATTGATACTTTGGAAAAGTTGAATTGTTCTTGGCAAAACTGCAACGATAGCACCAAGAATGTCAGGCCTTACGATGGTTGATTGCCAGGAAATATAAACTAGCGGCGGTATAGTAATAAGAACTGGGATACATGCCAAAATTTGCTCTAATCTTTTATATCTTTGTAGTACAGAAAAGAATATTGACTGTCTACCAGATGCATAACTTACAGCCTCGAAATAATGCTTTTTTAAACCAAAGAAACAGTTATCCCATATTTTATCTATTGCATGAAAAGCATTCACCTTACTATTTTGTATTTCAGACGACATTTTATTGATAGATTTACTAGAGTAGTAAATCAAAAGCCAGGAAAACACAACACATCCGATAATAACCGATGATATATTCACACCCAAAACAAAAATCAATGCAATAATAGTAAATAAAACATTAAAATATAGAGCAAGAATCTCCACATAATAAAACGAAGCCTCTTCAATCGTTGGAAGAGATTCACCCGCGATCCAATTCAGTGTTTTTTTCTTATTATCCTGAGATGAAAGAGATGGTTTTTTTATTACCTCATCAAAAATCCAACAATAGTATCCAGACCAAACAGAATTCGAGAGTTTTGTCCTTGTATACAAAGAAAGAGAACCAAAAATATAGCAAAATGCAATGCTGGCATAAAACAAAACAATATAATTAAAAGTTTTATCAATATCACTTGATATGTTATAGCCAGCAACACCTATAAAGTAAGTTGACAATCCGACCAATACTTGCTGCAACGCAACAAGGAATACGCTGGATAAAAACCAAAAATTTTTTATGATCATTAAATACCCACCAAATAATTTATCACCTAATTGGATTTATAACACATAAAAAATTAAATTCAAATAATAAAATATACTAACAGTATCAACAAGATAAATTATCAATCTGAAAACAGGGATTGAATTATACGTCCAAGTTTATTTTTATCATCAACTGGTATATGTGGATAAACTTGTGTCTCGATAATATTTCGAATACCAAGTCCAATTTTATTTTCCATCAAAATTAAATCCTTATCAGGATAACATGCAGCTAATGCAGAAAGTGCAAGACGTACAGAATAATCATTAAATTTTGGCTTTATTATGTTTGTTATAAATTGTGAATATGTTCTGAAAGTAGCTGAGGCAATAATTGCCTTTCTAATCTCATGGTCAGTATCATTTTTAGAACCATTTAGATAAATCCAATAGAGCGACTATAGCTGTCATTACACGAAACGGTAACACAAAACCATCAGTGCCGATACATGTGACAGTTACTGGAAAAGATAAAGCAGCTTATGAACACTGCTTCGCCTTTCCCCAGCAATCAACACGGTCTGGCTAAAGTGGAGCGGTAATATGCAAAGTTATTTAGACAAACAAAATCCCCTTTCTCAACAATGAGTTAGGTATAAAACTGTCAAATCCATGTTGATAGCAAAACTCTTCAAACTGATTGAACGAATGCACACCCGCTTTTTGGTACATATTTTGTATTCTGTTCTCAATCGTTCTGTTGGACAGGTTGAACTGTTTCGCTATTTCCTTGCTGGAAAAACGCCGTAACACCAGAAAAAGCGTGTCCAACTCAGCACGAGTAAAAAGATCGGTCGTTATTTCCGTTCTCAATATGCTTGGCTTACGATTATCAATATGGATCAGCGGCGACAATGTGCTCATTGGCCGGGCATTCCACAAAATCCCAACACATTCTTTTGCAACATTAAAAATAGGCATTTTTTCGCTGATAAACGGTGACAGATCCGTTTTGCCAAACCAATAGTGAGTTTCAATCACTGTAACCCGCTCAGCACAGACTTCTGTACGACGATCATGCTCGATAAATTTCTCAGATAATTCCGCCCAGGCTATCGGAAATTCTTCATCGAACTTTCCCTCAATATCAAAATTCGCTGGCGTATTGGTGTAGCTATACGCTGGTGCGTTCATATACACGTGACGAGAGGTGAGATCTTTTATTCCCCACGGTTCATTCAGCCCGTCCAACAAGGGAATAAACGCACGGAGATAATCTTGCGAGTCATTCATTGCAAACAACATCCTGTATGTAAACCCTTCACTAAAAACAAACCATAAAATAATTAACAAGATAATTAATTCACTTAATAATTTATCGAAAATAATATTTTGTGAAAAATAAATTTCGTGAATTATTAGCAAACCTTCAAAAATAATCGAACTATATCATCACCTAACATTTTCCTATGATATAGCTAATTTTTTTGAATGAAATTTAAATCAAGAGTATTTTTTACCTATAGAAGTGTGTAATAGTAAATGTATGTCACAAAAAAACAGTAATCAGCCACAGCCATCGAGGATAGAAAATGCGTTCAAGGAGAAAAGAC harbors:
- a CDS encoding ATP-binding cassette domain-containing protein, whose translation is MIIKNFWFLSSVFLVALQQVLVGLSTYFIGVAGYNISSDIDKTFNYIVLFYASIAFCYIFGSLSLYTRTKLSNSVWSGYYCWIFDEVIKKPSLSSQDNKKKTLNWIAGESLPTIEEASFYYVEILALYFNVLFTIIALIFVLGVNISSVIIGCVVFSWLLIYYSSKSINKMSSEIQNSKVNAFHAIDKIWDNCFFGLKKHYFEAVSYASGRQSIFFSVLQRYKRLEQILACIPVLITIPPLVYISWQSTIVRPDILGAIVAVLPRTIQLFQSINAASMHTTQLMLIKNKVRNLQRFPSLLVEVDYENNIDDNKVVIRNLNDKNINLSVREFVGNISHYCGLPGRYLVEGPNGAGKSSILKVIKQMTDDSVLLGPENSIGIDDIKGSTGQKHRENINKLLSDDDIFILLLDEWDANLDMSNTMMFDKMLDDISHNKVVIEVRHKHVVR
- a CDS encoding helix-turn-helix transcriptional regulator — its product is MNDSQDYLRAFIPLLDGLNEPWGIKDLTSRHVYMNAPAYSYTNTPANFDIEGKFDEEFPIAWAELSEKFIEHDRRTEVCAERVTVIETHYWFGKTDLSPFISEKMPIFNVAKECVGILWNARPMSTLSPLIHIDNRKPSILRTEITTDLFTRAELDTLFLVLRRFSSKEIAKQFNLSNRTIENRIQNMYQKAGVHSFNQFEEFCYQHGFDSFIPNSLLRKGILFV